Below is a genomic region from Billgrantia tianxiuensis.
AGGTCGGTGCCGCCGCCGATGTCGCTGGCGTAGGTGATGTTGAGGCCGACCTCGCGTGCCGCCAGGCGGTCGAACAGGCCGCTGCCGAGGAACATGTTGGAGCTGGGGCAGAAGGCGATGTTGGCGCCGCGCTCGGCCAGCCTGCAACGCATCTCCTGGTCGAGGTGGATGCCGTGGGCGAAGGTGCTGCGCGGGCCGACCAGCCCGGACTGCTCATAGACTTCGAGATAGTCGCGGCTCTCGGGAACAGTTCGGCCACCCAGTCGAGTTCGCCGGGGTTCTCGGAGAGGTGGGTCTGCAGCCACAGGCTCGGGTCGTTGCGCAGCAGGCCGCCGGTGGCGTCGAGCTGCTGGCGGGTGGAGGTGGGCGCGAAGCGCGGGGTCAGGCTGTAGCCCAGGCGCCCTCTGCCGTGCCACTCGCCGATGAGCAGTTCGGTGTCGCGAATGCCGCCGTAGGTGTCGTCGCACAGCGCCTCGGGGGCGTTGCGATCCATCAGCACCTTGCCGGCCAGCATGCGCAGGTCGCGCTCGCGGCAGGCCGTGAAGAAGGCTTCCACCGAGGTGGGGTGGCTGGAGCAGAACACCTGGGCGGTGGTGGTGCCGACCCGCAGCATCTCGTCGAGGAAGGCATTGGAGATCACCTCGGCCCGCTCGCGCTGGGCGAAGCCGCACTCTTCGGGGAAGGTGTACTCGTTCAGCCAGTCCAGCAGCTGACGCCCGTAGGAAGCCATGATCTCCAGCTGCACGTAGTGCACGTGGCTGTCGATGAAGCCGGGCATCACCAGCTTGCCGCGATGATCCACCGTCTCGATGCCTTCGGGCAGGTGTGGCGCCAGCGCTGCGTAGTCGTTGATGGCCTTGATGCGGCCATTCTCCAGCCACAGCGCGCCGTCGGCGTAGTGACGCACGCTGCCTTCGGCGGGGCTGTCGCCTTCGCCGGGATCGGCATCGAAGCTCAGCAGTTCGGCGCGTATCACGCGGGTGTCGTTCTGGTTCATCTTGTCAGGGCCTTAATGGATACGATGGCTGGGGCTGTTCCGGCGACAGACCTTCGGGGAGGCGCTGTGAACCCGTCCCTGGGCGCTACCTTCGCCATCCATGGCGAAGGACCTCCCCTACGGTCTGTCCCCGGCGCCCCTAGTCTTGGCATTGCTATGCATCATCGTGATTGTTCGCTGAACAGTGCTCTAAGCTCTGCTGGCTCCAGACCGCGCTGATCGGTGCGCTCGGCGTTGCCCACCATCGGCAGCAGTTCGGCCAGGGCGGCGATGGCGATGGCGTAGGGCGTCTTGTCGCCGCCTCTGATTGGTTCGCCATTTGCGTCTCTGGTCATGCCGATGGGGCAGCGCACCCGGGCCAGGGCCGCGTCGTCGTGGCCGGCATCGGTGAGCCGCGAACGGAAGCTGGCCCACTTGCTCTTGGAGCCGATCAAGCCGATGGAGGCGATGTCGTCGCGCTGGAGCAGGGCGTCGACCAGGGCGCGGTCCTCTGCATGATCATGGGTCAGTACCAGCGCGTGGCTGCCCGCCGGCAGCGCCGCCACGGCGGCCTGCGGGTCCGGCGCATGGCGGCAGGCCAGGCGTGGTTGTTCCTTGGTCCAGGCCGGGAATACGCCCTCACGGCTGTCGTGCCACAGCACACGCCAGGGCAGCGGGGCGGCCAGGCGTACCAGCTCGGTGCCGACGTGGCCGGCACCGAAGATGGCAAGCGTGGCCGCGCTGCCGGGGAACACCTCCAGCAGCACGTTGACGAAGCCGCCGCAGCACTGGCCGCTGCGCCCGCCCAGGGCGAAGGCTTCGAGGCTCATGCCGGCTTCGCCCTGTGCCAGCTTCTCGCGGGCGGCGTCGATCACCTGGAACTCGAAGGTGCCGCCACCCAGGGTGTCGAACACTTCGCTCTCGCTGATAACCATGCGCGCGCCGGGCTCGCGGGGGTGGAGCCGGCGCTGGTCACCACCGTGGCCAGCGCGTGGGGCAGTCCCTCGCGCTGCAGCCGGTGTAGCGCTTCGTGCCAGGGAGTGGGCCGTGGCGCGTTCATTACGGCGCGCCTCGTTCCAGCTGCGCGCTGTCGTAGCGGCTACGCAGCTCCTCGGCGGCCATCAGTACCCGCTCCGGTGTGGCCGGGGTGTCGAGTCGCGGCGCTTCGGCGTAGTCGGCGAGGCTCGCCAGGGCGTCGCGCAGCGCCGACCACACCGCCATGCCGAGCATGAAGGGCGGCTCGCCCACCGCCTTGGAGCGGTAGATGCTGGCCATGGAGTTGGGGTGGCCCTCCATCAGCTTGACGTTGAACACCGGCGGCAGATCGCCATAGGTCGGGATCTTGTAGGTAGCGGGGCCGTCGGAGATCAGCCGGCCGGCCTCGTTCCACCTCAGCTCCTCGCTGGTCAACCAGCCCATGCCCTGAATGAAGCCGCCCTCCACCTGGCCGATGTCGATGGCCGGGTTCAGCGAGTCGCCCACGTCGTGCAGGATATCGACCCGATCGACCTGGTACTCGCCGGTCAGGGTGTCGACGCTGACCTCGGCCACGGCGGCGCCGAAGGCGTAGTAGTAGAAGGGGCGGCCCTGGCCGGAGTTGCGGTCGTAGTGGATCAGCGGCGTGGCGTAGAAACCCTTCTCGGAGAGCGAGATGCGGTTGAGATAGGCCGCCTGGACCAGCTCGCCCCAGGGAATGCGGCGCTCGCTCTCGCCGTGGCCCGCCACCAGGTGGCCGGCTTCCAGGCGCATCTCTTCGCGGTCGAGACCCTGATCCTTGTAGAGGTGCTCGTGGGCGAAGTCGAACAGGCGCTGCTTGAGCTTCACGCAGGCGTCGCGGGCGGCCTGGCCGTTGAGGTCGGCGCCGCTGGAGGCCGCGGTGGGCGAGGTGTTGGGCACCTTGTCGGTACGGGTGGCGGTGATGCGCACCTCGTCGACGTCGAGCCCCAGCTCGCGGGCCACCACCTGGCAGATCTTGGTGTGCAGGCCCTGGCCCATCTCGGTGCCGCCGTGATTGATCATCACGCTGCCGTCGGTATAGACGTGCAGCAGGGCACCGGCCTGGTTGAGGTGCTTGGCGGTGAAGGAGATACCGAACTTCACCGGGGTGAGCGCCAGGCCTCGCTTGATGATCGGACTCTCGGCGTTGAACTCGGTGATGGCACGCCGCCGTGCCCAGTACTCGCTGCTGGTTTCCAACTGCTCGACCAGCTCGCGCAGCAGCTTGATCTGATCCACCTGCTGGCCGTAGTGGGTGGTCTGCCGGCCGGGGCGGTAGAAGTTGCGCTTGCGCACCGTCAGCGGGTCTTCGCCGATGCGCCGGGCGATGTCGTCCATCGCCGCTTCGATCACCATCATGCCCTGGGGGCCGCCGAAGCCGCGGAAGGCGGTGTTGGAGGCGGTGTGGGTGCGGGCGCGGTGGCCGGTCACCCGGGCCTCGCCCAGCGAGTAGGCGTTGTCGCTGTGGAACATGGCGCGGTCGACGATGGCGTCCGAGAGATCGGGGGAGTAGCCGCAGTCGCCGATCACGGTGATCTCGCCGCCCTGGATCACGCCCTGCTCATCCACGCCGAGGCGGTAGCGGTTGTGGAACGGGTGGCGCTTGCCGGTGACGCGCATGTCGTCGGCGCGGGGCAGTCGCACGCGGGTGGTACGGCCGGTGCGCCGGGCGATCAGCGCGGCGATGCAGGCCCAGGGCGAGGCCTGGGTCTCCTTGCCGCCGAAGCCGCCGCCCATGCGGCGTACTTCCACGGTCACGGCGTGGAAGGGGATGCCGAGCACCTCGGCCACCAGCTTCTGGGTCTCGCTGGGGTGCTGGTTGGAGGTGTGCACGATCACGCCTTCGTCTTCGGTGGGCTGCACCAGGCAGGCCTGACCTTCCAGATAGAAGTGTTCCTGACCGCCGACGAACTGCTCCGCCTCGACCACATGGGCGGCGCTGGCCAGGGCCTGTTCCCAATCGCCGCTCTGCTGCACGTGGGTGGGGCGCACGAACTCGCCGCGCTCGGCGGCGGCCACCGGATCGAGGCAGGCCGGCTGCTCGTCGATCTCGGCGATACCCTGGGCCAGAGCCGCGTTCACCGCTTTGCGGGCGGCGCGATGGCTCTCGGCCGCCACGGCGAACAGTACCTGACCGACGTAGCTGATCTCCTCCTCGACGAAGATGGGGTCGCCCGGGAAAACGGGGCCGATATCGGTGTGTCCCGGCACGTCGTGGAAGCCGACCACATCGACCACGCCGGGCATGGCGCGCACTTTTTCCAGATCGAGCCGGGTCAGGCGGCCATGGGCGACGGGGGAGAGGGCCAGCGCCACGTGCAGGGCGTCGGCCGGTGCCTTGAGGTCGTCGATATAGGCGGCGCGGCCGGTAACGTGCTTGAGCGCGCTCTCGTGGGCTCGGGCGTGAGGGTGCGGCGTGGTGTGCACGGTATCGCGTGCCAGCGGGCTCGAACCCTTGATTTCGCCCCTGAGTTCCTCGCGCGCCACGGCGGAGTCCGTGCTCATGTCGTCGGCATCTTTTTTCAACTTAGTGAGCGTACGCATGGAGCATCACCTCCCGGGGCTATCGGTCTCGGCCTGGGCGATCACAA
It encodes:
- the xdhB gene encoding xanthine dehydrogenase molybdopterin binding subunit, with translation MRTLTKLKKDADDMSTDSAVAREELRGEIKGSSPLARDTVHTTPHPHARAHESALKHVTGRAAYIDDLKAPADALHVALALSPVAHGRLTRLDLEKVRAMPGVVDVVGFHDVPGHTDIGPVFPGDPIFVEEEISYVGQVLFAVAAESHRAARKAVNAALAQGIAEIDEQPACLDPVAAAERGEFVRPTHVQQSGDWEQALASAAHVVEAEQFVGGQEHFYLEGQACLVQPTEDEGVIVHTSNQHPSETQKLVAEVLGIPFHAVTVEVRRMGGGFGGKETQASPWACIAALIARRTGRTTRVRLPRADDMRVTGKRHPFHNRYRLGVDEQGVIQGGEITVIGDCGYSPDLSDAIVDRAMFHSDNAYSLGEARVTGHRARTHTASNTAFRGFGGPQGMMVIEAAMDDIARRIGEDPLTVRKRNFYRPGRQTTHYGQQVDQIKLLRELVEQLETSSEYWARRRAITEFNAESPIIKRGLALTPVKFGISFTAKHLNQAGALLHVYTDGSVMINHGGTEMGQGLHTKICQVVARELGLDVDEVRITATRTDKVPNTSPTAASSGADLNGQAARDACVKLKQRLFDFAHEHLYKDQGLDREEMRLEAGHLVAGHGESERRIPWGELVQAAYLNRISLSEKGFYATPLIHYDRNSGQGRPFYYYAFGAAVAEVSVDTLTGEYQVDRVDILHDVGDSLNPAIDIGQVEGGFIQGMGWLTSEELRWNEAGRLISDGPATYKIPTYGDLPPVFNVKLMEGHPNSMASIYRSKAVGEPPFMLGMAVWSALRDALASLADYAEAPRLDTPATPERVLMAAEELRSRYDSAQLERGAP